A segment of the Coffea arabica cultivar ET-39 chromosome 8c, Coffea Arabica ET-39 HiFi, whole genome shotgun sequence genome:
ACATCGCTTGTCAATTCTCTCAAGAAAACCAAAAGTGGTAGTACTAGtgtaaattgcaaaaattgccGATAAATAGAAAATGAAGGGTGAGCCTTCTCGATAGGATTTTCGATGAAAATCATCCATTCCACTTGGTTTTAATCGTTAGCAAGCAAGTCTCTTTCACGAAATGAAatgggaaggggaaaaaaacaaagggaaaaaaaaaaaaagggggagagaaaaGTATGCTTTTGAcatttccaaaaagaaaaagagaatctaCCCCGGAAACTTTTCATATtggttatttttcctttttagattATGGAAAAGCAGTTTTGGTTCAAAAATTTGATTGTGTGTATAATTGGAGGAGGTACAGGATTACGAAGTAATGCAGATGCATTGCCCTGCGGGACATGTCAACGACTGCGTGGTGGCTAATTTAATGCATTGCATTGGTTGTCATGATAATGACCAAATTATACACTTCGTCGATTGCAGTAAACGCGACAAAAATATGCACACCAATGACAGCACCACTGCCAGTATTGATTGATTTATGACACTATGAACAGCCCTATCCAAAGTATCCCATCATCACCACACTCACAAAAACTCCGTACATTACATTGAACTGGAATGCAATTGCTCCCAAATGTCACCAAGTTGAACTAATGCAGCTGACCTTGCTTGGAACGTGATTTTATGTACGaaaattttacctttttttaaacatattttttaatcaatttttttatatatatcaaatcgttataatatatatatttttaataaaatttcttaaaaatacaaTTCAAATGAATTATAAATAATTAGCTCAATTTCATATTggttactaattttttttttgttacataTTCAGTGTAAAAAATTCTTTACATTGTAATCATAGCTCAGTGGCTTTTGTTGCATGCAAAATTATCTTCGAGCTTGTAATTAATATTACAAGATCTTAAACTTGTTGGTGTTCATAATTATTCACACTACAATACGGACGGATAAGAGCCCAATCCATctaataaaatttcttttttcatcacaaaggaaagggaaaaaaaaaaaaaagacaatccATGTATTTTTGGTTAGAAAAGAAAGAGTCAAATCCATCTATTTTTGGTTAGTTGAGGTGAAGACCGAAAAGTCCACAAAAATTAGGATTCGTAATTCATTGTACAATCACCTTTTTACTATATATATTAGATGTAATTCATTGTACAATTACCTTTTTACTATATTGGATGTACATTTTATGTTAGAAATGTATGTATACTTGGTATACTCGTAACTTgtgccttaaaaaaaaaaggaaaaaaatggatgTATACTTGTACATAAAATTGGACGAGATGTCTTGCCttttcttgaagtttggaaAGATTAAAGTAGTCTCGCTTTGTTGCTTTTTCCACCAGCCTCTCCAACTCCAACCCAGTCATCGCAGATTCGCAGCCCCCCCCCCCGGCCCCACTGTGCTCCTTTCCTCCTGTATCACTTCTTCCCCCCTCCAGGCCTTCACCAGAAGATGAAGCATTGAATCATCTGCAATCCCAAAATTTACCCCAAATATCTGTtcaaaaaactagttttttcaTCAGTttagccccaaaaaaaaattttattgtgtttttttttgcgGAAGTGTTTTAAGTGAAGAAATACAGATGACCCAATTGAAGCCGATTCTGTCCCACCTTGATGCCATACCCTCTACGCCGGGGAAGTGCAAACCGGACAAAACGTCGCCGTATCACTCCACTTTTCATCGTTTAAGGCTTCATTCTGCACTTCTCCCAAGGCGCACTCTTTGGTCATTTATTTTCCTCTTCCTTATTCTGCTGTTCCTTTTCTTGTCTCCGCCGTCTGCCACTAGCACCGCCTCGAACGCCTCTGTCAATGGAGGCAAGCGCCGGAGTCTCCATACTGCTGCAGTGGTTGGACCCAGTCTCGGCCCGAACTGGGAGAATCGGGCATGGGCCTCGGCCCGTCCGGCTTCCAAGTCGGGCCTCTCCGTTCTAGTCACCGGTGCGGTTGGTTTCGTCGGAGCCCATGTCTCCCTTGCCCTCAAAAAGCGTGGAGACGGCGTCGTTGGGGTGGACAACTTCAACTCTTACTATGAAACCGGGCTTAAGAAGGCCCGAAATTCCCTCCTAGAAAAGTCGGGAATTTTTGTTGTTGAAGGTGACATAAACGACGCCGCATTGCTTCGGAAACTCTTCGAGACGGTGAAATTTACGCACGTGATGCATTTGGCCGCTCAAGCCGGGGTACGGTATGCTATGAAAAATCCCATGTCCTATATTCATAGTAACGTGGATGGTTTTGTGAATTTACTAGAAATATGTAAAGCTGCAAATCCACAGCCTTCTGTTGTTTGGGCTTCGTCTAGTTCTGTTTATGGATTAAATTCTAAGGTGCCCTTTTCGGAAAAAGATCGAACTGACCAGCCAGCAAGTTTGTATGCAGCCACAAAAAAGGCTGGTGAAGAAATAGCACATACATATAATCATATTTATGGACTTTCCTTAACCGGGTTAAGGTTTTTTACGGTTTATGGACCGTGGGGTAGGCCTGATATGGCGTATTATTTCTTTACCAAGGATATATTGAGAGGAAAAGAGATTAAAATCTATGAGGGGGTTGATCATGGGACTGTAGCAAGGGATTTTACTTACATTGATGATGTGGTGAAGGGTTGTTTGGCTGCGTTGGATACGGCAAAAAAGAGTACCGGGAGTGGGGGGAAGAAAAGAGGTGCTGCACAGTTTAGGATCTATAATTTGGGGAATACGACCCCGGTGCCAATTGGGAGGCTTGTGAGTATATTGGAGAAGTTGTTGAGGGTGAAGGCTAAGAAGAAGGTGATTCAAATGCCAAGGAATGGAGATGTGCCTTTTACTCATGCCAACATTAGTTTGGCTCACAAGGAGCTTGGTTATAAGCCTACTACGGATTTGGAGGCCGGGTTGAAGAAGTTTGTTAAGTGGTATGTTGGTT
Coding sequences within it:
- the LOC140013651 gene encoding UDP-glucuronate 4-epimerase 3-like: MTQLKPILSHLDAIPSTPGKCKPDKTSPYHSTFHRLRLHSALLPRRTLWSFIFLFLILLFLFLSPPSATSTASNASVNGGKRRSLHTAAVVGPSLGPNWENRAWASARPASKSGLSVLVTGAVGFVGAHVSLALKKRGDGVVGVDNFNSYYETGLKKARNSLLEKSGIFVVEGDINDAALLRKLFETVKFTHVMHLAAQAGVRYAMKNPMSYIHSNVDGFVNLLEICKAANPQPSVVWASSSSVYGLNSKVPFSEKDRTDQPASLYAATKKAGEEIAHTYNHIYGLSLTGLRFFTVYGPWGRPDMAYYFFTKDILRGKEIKIYEGVDHGTVARDFTYIDDVVKGCLAALDTAKKSTGSGGKKRGAAQFRIYNLGNTTPVPIGRLVSILEKLLRVKAKKKVIQMPRNGDVPFTHANISLAHKELGYKPTTDLEAGLKKFVKWYVGYYGSKKKSAW